The following are encoded together in the Cerasicoccus sp. TK19100 genome:
- a CDS encoding DJ-1/PfpI family protein, whose amino-acid sequence MTEKLRVGMVIFEGFEILDVFGPLEFFGRYPEQFEIIMLAESMGAIASAQGPSAMADEALTSAAPVDILIVPGGKGTRREVDNADLLAELCRLAGNAQFVCSVCTGAGLLAKAGLLDGKRATTNKLSYAWATAQGPETEWIAEARWVEDGNTFTSAGVTAGMDMAIALIAKIMGIDAAREAARYAEYIWNEDPRNDPFAKLAGLL is encoded by the coding sequence ATGACGGAAAAACTGAGAGTCGGCATGGTCATCTTCGAGGGCTTCGAAATCCTCGATGTCTTTGGCCCGTTGGAATTTTTTGGACGCTACCCGGAGCAGTTCGAAATCATCATGCTCGCGGAAAGTATGGGTGCCATCGCCAGCGCACAAGGGCCGTCAGCCATGGCCGATGAAGCGCTCACCAGCGCCGCCCCGGTGGACATATTAATCGTGCCCGGCGGCAAAGGCACACGACGCGAAGTGGACAACGCCGACCTCCTCGCCGAGCTTTGCCGACTGGCTGGTAATGCGCAGTTTGTGTGCTCCGTTTGCACTGGTGCCGGACTGCTCGCCAAGGCTGGCCTGCTCGATGGCAAACGCGCCACGACCAACAAACTCTCCTACGCCTGGGCCACCGCCCAGGGCCCAGAAACGGAGTGGATCGCCGAAGCCCGCTGGGTCGAGGACGGCAACACCTTCACCAGCGCCGGCGTCACCGCGGGCATGGACATGGCCATTGCTTTGATTGCCAAAATCATGGGCATCGACGCCGCGCGTGAGGCCGCCCGCTACGCTGAATACATTTGGAACGAAGATCCCCGCAACGACCCGTTCGCG